The DNA region ATGACCTTTTATTTCAACTCAAAGCTGAACTCATGACATTTAATTTGGCctcttaagtcgactcttaccCTATGACTATCTTGGTGGGTTTATCTTATGCAGGTTTTGTTTTGGCATTAATGAAtaactttctttctttccttaGAGTGGTTGATGACTCAATCAGAATCGTTATAAGATCTTTAGTTTTAGtcatctttatatattattttctcattttgaatttcttTGGTGTTAGGtcatcaatttattaatttttgtgtaGACCAACGTTTTTCTTATCTCAAGTGggcatatttaaatttaaactaatccAAATCACCTTCTAGAAATGTTGATAATGTGaggattaatttaataatacgGTGAACATTTGGTATGTGTATTCAagattaaagttttttttcttctgaaaaGCTAGATCGAATGAAGTTGTTGGTAAATTCGAGAGTAATGAATCTTATGCCAAAtaggaataaataaaattaaactaaatttatgttAGATAGTTATATTAagtctttaattaattattagtatttagCTTTTAGTTAACTTGTATTGTTTCATATCTTTAATcaagtaattattaattttgaaattgaaagatgataaaaataatcgtgtttatattaatcattcaatTTAGTGTAAATATTGAGCATTTATAAATGTGTAATTAAACTATATGCTTGAAAGACATGCTAAAAGCCTAAAACTACCACCATATTATTATGCTAGGCTGCTagctatatattttattcaataaactTAGATCTTGtttgtttagatttatttaaataacttaacttaatcaaatattattttattgttttcttatttataatattatttaatttattaattaaaatattaaaatattttttattttaatttttttattatatggtaataatttaatacaatttaagtttttttcaaaataaaaatattactcaaAATTATTACCCAtcatagttttttaaataactctcgTTATCATTCTAAAAAATGCAAAACATGTCTACGGGAAATTATTATATGATATCGATTACAATCATTAGAGTTCTTTACTCTTTGAAGATATTTTAATGATCATAATTACTAACAAATCCTCTCATGTACATTCACACGAGAAcgagataaataaaatattattcaaattcaaaaaattttgaattaattttaatttttaaaaattaaattaaatttataatatttacatatatttttaaattcttaaattatataaattttaaaaacatttaaaagaaatatttaattcaacaaATCATATATTGAAAACATAATGGAAAAAAAAgtagtttagaaaaaaaaaaatccgacattaaattatagattaaattaccaatcaaattattttatatatagtttagagGGGATAATGTATATTATCTATGAAGAATAGATACTAGTAACGACTTTATAAAACGCGTTACTATATCTAGTATTTGTAATGGTTTTATAGGTTTAACGACTCTATAAAGTCATGACAGTTACTGATATTCGGTAGAGGCGGCCATTTTTCTACTAgtatactttataaaataaataaaatattagtattttttttaattatttttgtttctttcatcgttttaatatatataaattgagatagaaattataaaaatgaattagagcagataataaatttaaataatatttgtatagatatataactcttttattatatttatatagattagttagagAATAGAATTATTATAGGCTATAGGAGAGATAAAACTTAATAGTTTGTATGCATTTCCAATTAAACTtctataaaattctaaatatgagATAACCTTGTAATTAGCATAGTCACCGTGCTTTAATTATCCAGATAATTGATCAGACATTGTTGTTCATATTTAAgatgtttcattttttattaagaaaaataaatattatatttattaagctatttttaaataaaagatcaattaacttaagttaacttatttttaatttataaaccaGTATTTATtcaataacattaatttgatcaatatttttgtacataattttcacttaaactcacaatataacacattttcttttaaatctttAGCATTAagataataacaaatttaatataactattataaaatatttataactaaaaaaatatttaaacttttgaATTGGAAAGGGCCGCGCGAACGCAGGCCCCCACTGCCACAAATTATGACGTAGGATCATCCACAATGGGCTGACCTTAGGCGAACGCAACATCAAAGTGCAATGAAGCCCGCTAGCCTAAGCCATAGGTCTACTTGATCACCTATAGACTCCGTCCAGGTAAGTATTTTTTAAGTTGGCCCAGTACGTTTATTTTATACATCCATTCCCTTCTTCCCTTGCTTCtttcttccgatgtgggatcaAAGctttctattaattaatatatattttattgcatttaactaagtttaaaatatgtttatatacataatcttatttgaaattattatttttgagggcttatttctgtttttattatacaaaattgaTTACAAGTCTCCACCAACTGTGTAAGATTTGTAAGATTTAAAAGTAGAGGGTGCTAGTATTTCTTAATGTTAATAAActtaatgaaaattttgtattagctaaagaaaaagtcaaataaaaatacattagtATAATTAAAGTGTGACTTATAGATCAAAAATCATATTTgattcttaataataaaaaaacatttaagttaaaattgtAGTAATGACAGTGagaaatcatattaattttctaaataaaataaaattaatattaccaATTAGAGTACAacatattaaatgaatattaaacaATCAAATATACATTAtcataagttattttaaaaaaaacattaaaaaatgagagttattttttttttcaaattttaaggACATATTGGATTAGAGTTGTACGTCAATACACTtgttgtttaattttcaacttcATGGccttgttgattttttttcaatggGTCACTTAGTGGGTTCAACTTCATGTTATTCTGTTCATTCAATCATGGTATTAGAGTTGAATGATAACTCCTATAAAATATCATCAAGATCCATGTAAGAAAGAACAACGATGTTATTTAGTTATTgtgagaaaattaaataaagcttGAGGGTTGTGATTTGCTTCTACGTCTAATCCGATAAAATAATCCTCTACCAACTACGTACTACATTAGTATCAAATAAACACATGAAATGACAAAAATAGTCAATAGTACATCATTCATATAATGGAAAAGACTGATTCAAAACTTCAAGATTagttaatctcaaataactttATGGTTAGCCTATAAAGTATGTTTACTAGTCAATATATtgttaaactaataaaattaagacTCCAGATTCAAtctcttaaacaaaaaaaaaaactcatgtaCAAGAATATCTACAAAAGATGAAAACTACAACCCATGCTCAAACAATTGCATTTCTAAAACCCATGTCGAGGATACATGTCGATCAcatattatatatcatatttgtaataaaaatgaCCATCAAACGAATCAAACTACTAATTGTTATGAGCACAATATTCTCCTACTATGTAAAATTTATCGTGATACTATAATTCTGTTGCATCTAATCATGTATTCATATGACCTCAGATTTAGGTAAGCTTCATTGTTGTACTCCTTATTCATATATCATTGATATTATAGTAGGCAGCAATAAAGGTTTATCTATAAATAACAATAGAAACTTTAAATATCAAAAGACATTGTATCATCGAAATATATATCACATACTGAAAATTACAAAAACTTTACTAAAACCTAGTTGTTTTTCAGACATGCAAAAGGCATCATGAAGTTCTAACTGCAACAATTCTCATGTTCACATTTGACATCCTTTGTCTTGATCATCCAACTGCAACAACAATCTCCTTTATTATTTATCGTTTTAAAGCTACCAGTGTTAGGTAAAACAAATTTCTCATTTATGAATCATGTAATATTAGGAAAGCTTGTAGACTATCACGGACATCCTCTTGATTTAATACATTCTCACGTTTGGGGCAACTATCGTTACTTTGTAATTTTTGTGGATGACTATAGTTAATTTACATAGTTATATCCGTTCACACAAATCAATATTtcgaatatatttattatcaaattcaatattttagttgaaaataaacctaacaataaattaaagtattataaaaaaattagaaaagagAATATCACAGCTTTAACTCAATTAGATAGCCTAAATGAATACAAAACACCAACTCTCTCGCTCACCCACCAATGTGTCATATAACTGAAACTAGTATAACTTACTTGCTAATGTGTCATATAACATGTTGATCTATTCAATTCTCCTCAAACTCAAGTTGGTAGAGACTAAAAACAGAGAGGCTTCATAATGATCTTAATAATGTTTGATTGTTCAAGTTTTCTTGAGATGGTTTTGAATGTTCAATGGATCAAGATGATTAATAATTGTGCCATTTCAGATACTATGGTTTGATTAGTAATGATGATGAACAAGAGTTATTCaaaaattggattttaggttagattaacAAAGTATGTTCAGCTTTATGAGatcacaataataaaaatttgataacAAATTGACCTTTATAACACCCAAAATTCCAAATGGAACAATAATACAATTGCAGAAATTTCACAATGTCCTGTTAAGAATTACACATTTTCACTAAGGCCAATAGTTCAAAATGATAgttgaataataaaattacaatatatgCTTTAACTTAGGCTTGTTTGGAATTTCTGTAAATTTGTTCTTACCCGCAAAAGGATTAATGGTGAGACTTGAAATGGAAAATTTGACAAGCTGGTTTATATGAACTCTTGGTTGCAGCTTGTTCAAATTTCTTAACAGCAAACTCATTCTCTTCTAGTCCTGTCTGCATAAAATACCTTATCCACCATGATGAGCTTCGCATTTTCGGCTACatcaaatgggaaaaaaataaaaattacaacatTGCATGTTTGCTATCAAAAGaagtaaaaaatgtaaaataaatatagctTACAGGACGACCAAATTTGGATAGCTCGGCTACTTTAGCTCTCTGATGGCCCGGATAACCTATATAGCAAGTAAAATGAAAATTCAGTAAGAGAAGGGGTAAAACCGCAAAAAGGGTTATTTTGAGAAATTACCAGAAAGAATAACAATGCCATCAGCCGAAACTCTTGCCAACTCTGGCAGAGTCTTGTTGAGATACTTTGGCGAAAGATAATCTAAAGCATCAGATACTATTACAAGAGAAAACGATTTTGCACGATATGGAAGAGGAAACTTGATATCAGCTACACGCACAAGTCCATTTTGTACAAGAGTTTTGCAGTTGTTATCGATATCTTCCTGCAGCTCATAAGGTTCTATACCCCAAGCTTCTGTGTCATCTTCTTTCAATAACAAGGAAACAACAGAACAAGTATCGGGACCTACGTGCAACACTTTGTGGATGCTGTCACCATATGCTTTCTTTAGATAAGGAAATGCTAGTTGTATCTCAGCCGTACACGACGAGACTCCACCTGCATTTAGAACAATTCAACATGATATAAATCGTGTCAAAATCTTAGAACACAACTTGTTTATTAACCACACTGCTATGTATTcaagtttatataatttgcCAATATTGGATATTTTGTCTTAAATCTTGGTATTAAGTCATTTGATCATATACCCTTTACTGAATTGCACATGTTGATACTCAGATTTGAGACACATACTCTATATCCAATCCTAATCCTAATATAATTCTACTTCTAGTTCTAATTCCATTAAAACCATGATAAACGCAAGGATTGGAAGAAATACAATTGATGACATGTGTAGCCAcgagttttataaaaaaaacaataaaagtgAAACACTAAAGGAAAACGATAAGGCA from Impatiens glandulifera chromosome 5, dImpGla2.1, whole genome shotgun sequence includes:
- the LOC124940649 gene encoding probable pectin methylesterase CGR3; this encodes MSRRPTRRSGDEGSIPFIGSMQSKTRSPLLSIGIMVVGAIFVLGYMFGSFGGSNRSIVSNIESGVSSCTAEIQLAFPYLKKAYGDSIHKVLHVGPDTCSVVSLLLKEDDTEAWGIEPYELQEDIDNNCKTLVQNGLVRVADIKFPLPYRAKSFSLVIVSDALDYLSPKYLNKTLPELARVSADGIVILSGYPGHQRAKVAELSKFGRPPKMRSSSWWIRYFMQTGLEENEFAVKKFEQAATKSSYKPACQIFHFKSHH